One Acidimicrobiia bacterium genomic window, GGTCGCGTCGGCGGCGTCGTCGGGGCTGCTCGCGGTGCGCGAGCGCGTGCAGACCGCCGTGGCGGGCGGGCACCGACCGATCCGCATCCTCGTGGGCAAGCCCGGCCTCGACGGTCACTCGAACGGCGCCGAGCAGATCGCGGTCGCGGCACGCGACGCCGGCATGGAGGTCGTGTACCAGGGCATCCGGCTGCGGCCCGAGGAGATCGCGGCGGCCGCGCGGGACGAGGACGTCGACGTCGTCGGGCTCTCGATCCTCTCGGGCTCCCACCTGGAGCTCGTGCCCGAGACAATGCGCGCGCTGCGTGACGACGGCGTGTCGGCGCCGGTCGTGGTGGGCGGGATCATTCCCGAGGCGGATCAGGCCCGCCTGCTGGCAGCGGGGGTCGCCCGGGTCTACACGCCGAAGGACTACCGGCTGGCGGACATCATGGGCGACATCGCCGACCTGGTCCTGGGGGACTCCGGAATGCCGGCGGACCGGGCGTCGTGAAAGGCCCGTGAAGGCTCAGGCGGGCCCCCCGCCCGGCCGATGAGTAGGCGCATGGTCGATCGGCGCCTCGTTCTCTCGATCGCAGCCGCGATCGTCGCGCTCGCGACGGGTGTTCTCGCGGTCGTGATCTCGCTTCCGGCACTGGGTGTCGTCGCGGGTGCTGCGGGAGTCGTTGCCGGTGCGGCCGGCGCCGCGATCGCCGCGCAGCTGCACCACACCGAGGAGCGGCTCGCCGGAACCTCGAACGACGTGCAGCGTCTGCATCGCGAGCTCGACGCGGTCGCCGCGATCCTCGAAGAAGAGGCGAACCGGCGTGACACCGATCACGACGAGCTCACCGCTCCGGCCGGTGACCACGCGTTCGATCAGACCACGGGTCTCTACGACGAGCGTTACTTCGCGGTGCTCGTGCAGCAGCAGGTCGCGGCGGCACGGCGTTCCCTGCGTCCGATCTCGGTCGTGATCTTCGAGCTCGACGGTCTGCACGGATCGGACGACGTCACGCGCGATCAGGCGCTCGGTGTCGTCGGCGACGTCGTGCGGCGCACGCTGCGTGAGAGCGACTCGGCCTGCCGGCTCGGCGAGCTGATGGTCGGCGCGATCCTCGAGGACACGTCGGAGACGGGTGCCGTGTGGGCTGCCGAGCGGGTGCGGGGCACGCTGCTGGGCTCGCCGGTCGGCGACTCGCTCACCGTGTCGGCCGGCGTCGCCTGCTACCCGACGCACGCGCTGGGCGCGGCGGAGTTGGTCGCGCAGGCGGGCAAGGCCTTGGACGAGGCTCGCCGGCGGGGTGCCGATCGCGTGGAGACCGCGCCCGAGGGCTGAGCGATTTCCGGCGGCCGGCGTTCTTCACCGGTCCTCGGTCGAACGTCGGTTGGGCACTCCACACGCGGGTCCGCGGCGCCGCGCCCCGCACGCCGATTTCTTCATTTGCGCGTCACTTCCAAATGGACGTATCGCGCGATGAGGTCGGCCCGGTCGATTCGATCGGTGCGCGCGATGCATCCAAAAGGAAGCAACGCGCGATGAGGTCGGCCCGGTCGCTTCGATCGGTGCGCGCGATGCATCCAAAAGGAAGCAACGCGCAAATGAACTT contains:
- a CDS encoding GGDEF domain-containing protein; translated protein: MVDRRLVLSIAAAIVALATGVLAVVISLPALGVVAGAAGVVAGAAGAAIAAQLHHTEERLAGTSNDVQRLHRELDAVAAILEEEANRRDTDHDELTAPAGDHAFDQTTGLYDERYFAVLVQQQVAAARRSLRPISVVIFELDGLHGSDDVTRDQALGVVGDVVRRTLRESDSACRLGELMVGAILEDTSETGAVWAAERVRGTLLGSPVGDSLTVSAGVACYPTHALGAAELVAQAGKALDEARRRGADRVETAPEG